The Celeribacter marinus genome window below encodes:
- a CDS encoding FAD-binding oxidoreductase, with protein sequence MTRTPTPEFLTRLAAALPHDTVRPRAAGELDDPRGRYEGRAAAVARPRTVDDVATIVRMCNEAGVGVVPLGGGTGLVLGQVAYDGAEPIALSLERMTAVRAVYPSENVIVVEAGAILAQVQAAAEAQDRLFPLSLAAEGSCRIGGNLATNAGGLNVLRYGNTRDLCLGLEVVMPTGEIWHGLKRLRKDNTGYDLKNLMIGSEGTLGVITAAALRLYPRPAQEAAAFMVVRDPQGALDLLSMARDLIGEGISAFELISGVGLDFLTDVLPDVRQPFETRPDWCVLVDVGLSGDGDPQEALGALFEAAHTVGIVEDGVISASETQRAEFWAVRENIPEGNKRVGAISSHDISVPLSRIPDFIPEGIAALEALGDIRVNCFGHLGDGNLHYNVFPARGRDRKEFDTIRASVKQTVHDLVHAYDGSVSAEHGVGRLKVDDLERYQDPIKLAAMRAIKDALDPNGIMNPGAVLRARD encoded by the coding sequence ATGACCCGCACACCCACACCTGAGTTTTTAACCCGTCTTGCGGCGGCTCTGCCTCACGACACGGTGCGTCCGCGCGCAGCGGGTGAGTTGGATGATCCGCGTGGGCGGTATGAGGGACGCGCAGCGGCGGTGGCGCGCCCACGGACCGTTGATGACGTCGCCACGATTGTGCGGATGTGCAACGAGGCGGGCGTGGGCGTTGTGCCGTTGGGCGGGGGAACGGGCCTTGTTCTGGGTCAAGTGGCCTATGACGGCGCCGAACCCATCGCACTCTCATTGGAGCGCATGACGGCAGTCCGCGCGGTGTATCCGTCCGAGAATGTGATCGTGGTTGAGGCAGGTGCGATTTTGGCGCAGGTTCAGGCCGCCGCCGAGGCTCAGGACCGGTTGTTTCCCTTGTCACTTGCGGCTGAGGGGTCGTGTCGGATCGGTGGCAACCTTGCCACCAATGCCGGCGGTTTGAACGTCCTGCGCTATGGCAATACCCGCGATTTGTGTTTGGGTCTTGAGGTCGTGATGCCCACGGGTGAGATTTGGCACGGGTTGAAACGCCTGCGCAAAGATAACACCGGCTATGATCTCAAGAATCTGATGATTGGATCTGAGGGCACGTTGGGGGTGATTACCGCCGCCGCCCTGCGCCTGTATCCGCGCCCCGCACAAGAGGCCGCCGCGTTTATGGTGGTTCGTGATCCGCAAGGGGCGTTGGATCTGTTGTCGATGGCGCGTGATCTGATCGGCGAGGGTATTTCGGCATTTGAATTGATTTCCGGTGTCGGATTGGATTTTCTAACGGATGTGTTGCCCGATGTACGCCAACCGTTTGAGACGCGCCCCGATTGGTGCGTTTTGGTCGACGTTGGCCTGTCTGGTGATGGTGATCCGCAAGAGGCGCTTGGTGCGCTCTTCGAGGCGGCTCATACGGTAGGGATCGTGGAAGATGGTGTGATCTCGGCAAGCGAGACCCAGCGCGCGGAGTTCTGGGCGGTGCGCGAAAATATTCCCGAGGGCAACAAGCGCGTGGGCGCCATATCGAGCCACGACATTTCTGTGCCGTTGTCGCGTATCCCTGATTTTATCCCCGAGGGAATCGCGGCACTTGAGGCCTTGGGCGACATCCGTGTGAACTGTTTTGGCCATTTGGGTGACGGAAACCTGCATTACAACGTTTTTCCCGCGCGCGGGCGTGATCGCAAAGAGTTCGACACCATTCGCGCCTCGGTCAAGCAAACGGTCCATGATCTGGTTCATGCCTATGACGGGTCTGTGAGTGCCGAGCACGGGGTGGGGCGTCTGAAAGTTGACGATTTGGAGCGCTATCAAGATCCGATAAAACTCGCAGCCATGCGGGCGATAAAAGATGCGCTTGATCCCAATGGCATTATGAACCCCGGTGCGGTTTTGCGAGCGCGCGATTGA
- a CDS encoding DUF1697 domain-containing protein — protein sequence MQRWIVFLRAVNVAGQGKLPMAAFRAALADAGFLDVQTYIQTGNALVSSALSRDQVEAAVEAVLRDVFDLERPANAVTRDELEAALANNPYPQASETPQRLHLVFLRGAITFDPDAFQKLCDKGEEFALIDQVFYLYTPNGTSKSRPAARYEKFVRAEMVTARNLNSCLKIAALARGV from the coding sequence GTGCAGCGTTGGATTGTGTTTTTACGTGCGGTCAATGTCGCGGGGCAGGGTAAATTGCCGATGGCGGCGTTTCGCGCGGCCCTTGCTGATGCGGGTTTTTTGGACGTGCAAACCTATATCCAAACGGGAAATGCACTTGTTTCATCGGCGTTGTCACGAGATCAGGTTGAGGCCGCAGTCGAAGCGGTGTTGCGCGATGTCTTCGATTTGGAACGCCCCGCCAATGCCGTGACGCGTGATGAACTTGAGGCCGCACTGGCGAACAATCCCTATCCACAGGCGAGCGAAACGCCGCAAAGATTGCATTTGGTCTTTCTGCGTGGGGCGATCACATTTGATCCGGATGCATTTCAAAAGCTATGCGATAAGGGCGAGGAATTCGCGCTGATTGATCAAGTGTTCTATCTTTACACGCCGAACGGCACCTCAAAGTCAAGGCCCGCCGCGCGATATGAAAAATTTGTGCGTGCCGAAATGGTGACCGCCCGCAACCTCAACTCCTGTCTGAAAATTGCCGCGCTGGCGCGTGGCGTATAA
- a CDS encoding GNAT family N-acetyltransferase has translation MLARKAKVRIDTERMTLRLPQHSDFRNWVALRDASRAFLQPWEPKWSDDHLSRKAFSNRVYWAERSIKGDTGLPVFLVRRDDNALLGAITLDNIRRGPAQSGTIGYWIGAPYARAGYMREAIEAVTHYAFARLDLSRIEAACLPENAASRGVLEKAGFKYEGVAQAYLQINNRWRNHVLYSALRSDRRGRTDIGLA, from the coding sequence ATGCTTGCGCGCAAAGCCAAAGTTCGGATTGATACGGAGCGCATGACGCTTCGACTGCCTCAGCACAGTGATTTTCGAAATTGGGTGGCGTTGCGCGATGCAAGCCGGGCGTTTTTGCAACCGTGGGAACCAAAGTGGTCTGACGATCATTTGTCACGCAAAGCGTTCTCCAACCGTGTCTATTGGGCGGAGCGCTCGATTAAGGGTGATACAGGCCTGCCCGTGTTTTTGGTGCGCCGCGACGACAATGCATTGCTGGGTGCGATCACGCTCGACAACATTCGCCGAGGTCCGGCGCAATCGGGCACCATCGGGTATTGGATCGGCGCGCCCTATGCGCGTGCGGGGTACATGCGCGAAGCGATCGAAGCCGTGACTCACTACGCCTTTGCCCGCCTTGATTTGAGCCGGATCGAGGCCGCGTGCCTGCCTGAGAACGCCGCGTCGCGTGGTGTGCTTGAAAAGGCCGGTTTCAAATATGAGGGTGTGGCGCAGGCCTATCTGCAAATCAATAACCGCTGGCGCAATCATGTGTTGTATTCCGCGCTGCGCAGTGATCGCCGTGGACGCACGGACATTGGTTTGGCATAG
- a CDS encoding M16 family metallopeptidase — MTIQLHTLSNGFRIVTESMPALESASIGVWVLAGGRHERIEQNGIAHFLEHMAFKGTTRRSPLEIAEVLENVGGYLNAYTSREATAYYARVLKDDVSLALDVIGDILMNPVFDPRELEVERGVILQEIGQSLDTPDDVIFDWLQEAAYPSQALGRTILGPAERVNAFSREDLANFISEHYCPERMVLSAAGAVDHDTLVREAEAIFGGLPKRGDDIADKAVFQGGDFRKVKDLEQAHFTLAFEGPGYRDEDIYIAQTAATALGGGMSSRLFQTVREQRGLCYTIYAQSGAYSDTGMTTIYAGTSADEIKDLAELTIDEIKRAADEMRTDEVDRARAQIKAGLLMGLESPSSRAERNARMIGIWNRVPELSETIARIDDVSVEKARKFLSEMGQGNAAMALYGPIENAPTLEALQDRFAA, encoded by the coding sequence TTGACCATCCAACTACATACACTGTCCAACGGATTCCGCATTGTCACCGAAAGCATGCCAGCCCTCGAAAGCGCCTCTATCGGTGTTTGGGTTCTGGCGGGTGGACGCCATGAGCGGATCGAGCAAAACGGTATTGCGCACTTTTTGGAACACATGGCGTTCAAAGGGACCACGCGGCGTTCCCCGTTGGAAATCGCGGAAGTTCTTGAAAATGTTGGCGGGTATCTGAACGCCTACACATCGCGCGAGGCGACCGCCTATTATGCGCGTGTCCTCAAAGATGACGTGTCTTTGGCGCTCGATGTGATTGGCGACATCTTGATGAACCCCGTGTTTGATCCTCGTGAGTTGGAGGTCGAGCGCGGTGTGATTTTGCAAGAAATCGGTCAATCGCTTGATACGCCCGACGATGTGATTTTTGATTGGTTGCAAGAGGCGGCATATCCGTCTCAGGCGCTTGGCCGCACCATTCTTGGCCCTGCGGAACGCGTTAATGCGTTTTCACGCGAGGACTTGGCCAACTTCATCTCAGAGCACTATTGCCCAGAGCGTATGGTTCTATCGGCTGCGGGGGCCGTCGATCACGACACGCTCGTGCGCGAAGCCGAAGCGATCTTTGGCGGCTTGCCCAAACGCGGCGATGATATCGCTGATAAGGCGGTGTTTCAGGGCGGTGATTTTCGCAAGGTGAAAGACCTCGAACAAGCACACTTCACACTGGCCTTTGAGGGGCCGGGATACCGTGACGAAGACATTTACATCGCCCAAACCGCTGCAACAGCATTGGGCGGTGGGATGTCGTCGCGTTTGTTCCAAACTGTGCGTGAGCAGCGCGGGTTGTGTTACACGATTTATGCGCAGTCTGGCGCCTATTCTGATACCGGAATGACCACGATTTACGCCGGTACATCCGCCGATGAGATCAAGGATCTGGCAGAGCTGACCATCGACGAGATCAAGCGCGCCGCAGATGAAATGCGCACTGATGAAGTCGACCGTGCGCGCGCACAGATCAAGGCGGGTCTTTTGATGGGGCTTGAAAGCCCGTCAAGCCGTGCGGAGCGAAACGCGCGGATGATCGGTATCTGGAACCGTGTGCCTGAGCTGTCCGAAACCATCGCCCGTATTGACGATGTGAGTGTGGAAAAGGCGCGCAAGTTCTTGTCTGAAATGGGACAAGGCAACGCGGCGATGGCACTGTATGGTCCGATTGAAAACGCACCTACTCTGGAGGCGCTACAAGACAGGTTCGCTGCCTGA
- the thrC gene encoding threonine synthase — protein sequence MKYISTRGHAPDLSFEEAMLTGLASDGGLYVPETIPTLSMDEIASFAGQSYEDVAFRVMKPFIGETFTDAEFKEIIAKAYATFSHDARAPLVQLGPNHFLLELFHGPTLAFKDFAMQLIGQLFQAALERRGDRVTIVGATSGDTGSAAIEAFKGLHNVDVFILFPHGRVSDVQRRQMTTPTEANVHALAVEGDFDDCQAALKEMFADHEFRDGVKLAAVNSINWARVLAQVVYYFTSAVSLGAPHRKVSFTVPTGNFGDIFAGYIAKKMGLPIEELVIATNHNDILHRTMETGACTKQGVTPSISPSMDIQVSSNFERALFDVYDREGAAIAQLMDEFKAGEFKISQGAMDRLRDLFASGRASEDETSQAIAAFHARTTEVLCPHTAVAVKVAEAHLSDVPMISLATAHPAKFPAAVEAACGIHPELPERMGDLFGKDERFTVVPNDLATLKALVKERLA from the coding sequence ATGAAATATATCTCCACACGCGGCCATGCGCCGGACCTTTCATTTGAAGAAGCGATGCTGACAGGGCTTGCGTCCGATGGTGGGCTTTATGTGCCCGAAACCATCCCGACCCTGTCGATGGATGAGATCGCATCCTTTGCCGGCCAGTCGTACGAAGACGTTGCATTTCGCGTCATGAAACCGTTCATCGGCGAGACGTTTACCGACGCCGAGTTTAAAGAGATCATTGCGAAAGCCTACGCCACATTTAGCCATGATGCGCGCGCACCGTTGGTGCAACTCGGTCCGAACCATTTCTTGTTGGAATTGTTCCACGGCCCCACTTTGGCATTCAAAGATTTTGCGATGCAACTCATTGGTCAGTTGTTTCAAGCGGCCCTTGAACGCCGCGGCGACCGCGTGACGATTGTGGGCGCAACCTCTGGCGATACCGGATCAGCGGCAATTGAGGCATTCAAAGGGTTGCACAATGTCGATGTGTTTATCCTCTTTCCGCATGGCCGCGTTTCCGATGTGCAGCGCCGTCAGATGACAACGCCCACAGAGGCGAACGTGCATGCGCTTGCCGTTGAGGGCGATTTTGACGATTGTCAGGCAGCCCTCAAAGAGATGTTTGCAGATCATGAGTTCCGTGACGGTGTGAAACTGGCCGCCGTAAATTCGATCAACTGGGCGCGGGTTTTGGCCCAAGTTGTTTACTACTTTACCTCGGCTGTGTCGCTTGGTGCGCCACATCGCAAGGTGTCGTTCACGGTGCCCACGGGCAACTTTGGTGACATTTTCGCGGGCTATATTGCCAAAAAAATGGGCCTGCCGATTGAAGAATTGGTAATCGCTACCAACCATAACGACATTTTGCACCGCACGATGGAAACGGGAGCCTGCACCAAGCAAGGTGTGACACCGTCGATATCTCCGTCGATGGATATTCAGGTCAGCTCCAACTTTGAGCGGGCCTTGTTCGACGTTTACGACCGTGAGGGCGCAGCAATTGCGCAGCTTATGGACGAGTTTAAAGCCGGAGAGTTCAAGATTTCCCAAGGGGCGATGGACCGTTTGCGCGATTTGTTCGCGTCCGGCCGCGCGTCCGAGGACGAAACATCTCAAGCGATCGCGGCATTCCACGCACGCACGACCGAAGTGCTATGCCCCCATACGGCCGTGGCGGTAAAAGTGGCCGAGGCGCATCTGTCGGACGTCCCGATGATTTCACTGGCGACTGCACACCCCGCAAAATTTCCCGCCGCCGTGGAGGCCGCATGCGGCATCCATCCCGAGTTGCCCGAACGTATGGGTGACCTGTTCGGCAAAGACGAACGGTTTACCGTTGTCCCCAATGATTTAGCCACGCTCAAAGCGTTGGTGAAGGAGCGTCTCGCTTGA
- a CDS encoding SURF1 family protein, whose translation MKRGFLTTLVFGLIGFAILIALGLWQMGRIPQKETEIAQIEAMIYDAPVALPLTLDPEVDEYRPVRVRGTLGAAELHVLVSSRDFGAGFRIIAPLTLEDGRTVMLDRGYVPTAAKEAARSMGDVEVVGNLQWPDERDRFIPQDDPVANYWYARDVTKMAQALEAAPILIVAQESTGTGILPLPVSVAAIPNNHFSYMVQWFLFAAVWFGMTSLLLWRMRARRG comes from the coding sequence ATGAAACGCGGTTTTCTCACCACTTTGGTTTTCGGCCTTATCGGATTTGCGATCCTGATCGCGCTTGGCCTTTGGCAAATGGGTCGAATTCCCCAAAAGGAAACCGAAATCGCACAGATCGAAGCAATGATTTATGATGCCCCCGTGGCATTGCCGCTCACCCTTGATCCTGAAGTTGATGAATACCGGCCGGTGCGTGTCCGTGGCACCCTTGGCGCGGCGGAGTTGCATGTATTGGTCTCGTCGCGTGATTTTGGCGCGGGGTTTCGCATCATTGCTCCGCTGACTTTGGAGGATGGTCGCACGGTGATGCTGGATCGTGGGTATGTGCCAACGGCGGCAAAAGAGGCCGCGCGCTCTATGGGGGACGTTGAGGTTGTTGGCAATTTGCAGTGGCCGGACGAGCGTGACCGCTTCATTCCTCAAGACGATCCCGTTGCCAATTATTGGTATGCGCGGGACGTGACGAAAATGGCTCAGGCGCTTGAGGCTGCGCCGATATTGATCGTTGCACAGGAGTCTACGGGGACTGGAATTTTGCCGCTACCGGTGAGTGTCGCGGCAATCCCCAACAATCACTTTAGCTACATGGTCCAGTGGTTTTTGTTCGCCGCCGTTTGGTTCGGGATGACAAGCTTGCTCCTGTGGCGTATGAGGGCCAGACGCGGGTGA
- a CDS encoding cytochrome c oxidase subunit 3, with product MAHEKNHDYHILPASPWPLLGSLMAFIMLFGAVLWMSPAVDNNQPFVFLIGFVGVLYVMWSWWRETILENQAGDHTPVVRIGLRYGFIMFIMSEVMFFAAWFWAFFKNAMYPMYEYAGTEYVKPEIIPVDAFHLPLINTLLLLCSGAMVTWAHHALVHGNVRKDIVAGLAGGVLFGAVFTLFQVYEYYELLVHEGWTFGGEFFFGAFFMATGFHGAHVIIGTIFLLICLFRAQRGHFTPEDHIGFEAASWYWHFVDVVWLFLFVAVYVWGQ from the coding sequence ATGGCGCACGAAAAGAACCACGATTATCACATCCTACCAGCGTCACCGTGGCCGCTGCTTGGCTCACTTATGGCGTTCATCATGCTGTTTGGTGCAGTTTTGTGGATGTCACCGGCTGTCGACAACAACCAACCCTTCGTCTTTTTGATCGGGTTTGTTGGCGTGCTCTATGTCATGTGGAGCTGGTGGCGCGAAACGATCCTTGAGAACCAAGCGGGCGATCACACGCCTGTGGTTCGCATTGGCCTACGCTATGGCTTCATCATGTTCATCATGTCCGAAGTCATGTTCTTTGCAGCATGGTTCTGGGCGTTTTTCAAAAACGCGATGTACCCCATGTACGAATATGCAGGGACAGAATACGTCAAACCGGAGATCATTCCCGTTGATGCGTTCCACCTTCCACTGATCAACACGCTGCTGTTGTTGTGTTCGGGTGCGATGGTCACATGGGCGCACCACGCCCTTGTCCACGGCAATGTGCGCAAAGACATCGTGGCCGGTCTTGCGGGCGGTGTGTTGTTCGGCGCAGTGTTCACGCTGTTCCAAGTCTATGAGTATTATGAATTGCTCGTTCACGAAGGCTGGACGTTCGGTGGTGAATTCTTCTTTGGCGCGTTCTTTATGGCCACAGGATTTCACGGCGCTCACGTCATCATCGGCACAATCTTTTTGCTGATTTGCTTGTTCCGTGCACAGCGCGGCCATTTCACACCTGAGGATCACATCGGCTTTGAGGCCGCCTCTTGGTACTGGCACTTTGTGGACGTTGTATGGCTCTTCCTCTTTGTGGCGGTCTACGTCTGGGGCCAGTAA
- a CDS encoding cytochrome c oxidase assembly protein, with protein sequence MALAGPQKTAAQLVGVVFMMGALAWASVPFYSWFCKVTGFGGETSVSDTGSDVILDETIKIRFDASIDRGFPWEFKPVEREMELRIGETGLAFYEATNTSDRPIAGTATYNVAPFEAGGFFTKIDCFCFTEQVLQPGESVLMPVTFYVDPEITTDRDAKFVHRITLSYTFYETDMPEDYAALNSDVTKDTDIN encoded by the coding sequence ATGGCACTGGCAGGACCGCAAAAAACCGCAGCTCAGCTCGTTGGCGTTGTCTTTATGATGGGCGCGCTGGCGTGGGCCTCCGTCCCGTTCTACTCATGGTTTTGCAAAGTGACCGGCTTTGGCGGCGAGACGTCTGTGTCCGATACCGGATCTGATGTGATTCTCGACGAAACCATCAAAATCCGGTTTGACGCCTCCATTGATCGCGGCTTTCCATGGGAGTTCAAACCCGTCGAGCGCGAGATGGAACTGCGTATTGGCGAGACAGGTTTGGCGTTTTATGAGGCGACCAACACATCTGATCGCCCTATTGCCGGCACAGCGACCTACAATGTTGCCCCGTTCGAGGCGGGCGGCTTTTTCACGAAAATCGATTGCTTTTGCTTCACCGAACAGGTGTTGCAACCTGGAGAGAGCGTGTTGATGCCCGTGACTTTCTACGTCGATCCCGAAATCACCACGGACAGGGATGCAAAGTTCGTGCATCGGATCACGCTGTCCTATACATTCTACGAAACAGATATGCCTGAGGATTACGCCGCCTTGAACAGCGACGTTACCAAAGACACCGACATCAACTAA
- the cyoE gene encoding heme o synthase has translation MTDATINFDDEREAGFGDYFSLLKPRVMSLVVFTALAGLFVAPGEIHPFVAFFSILCIAIGGGASGALNMWYDADIDRVMKRTAKRPIPAGKVEAGEALAIGLTLSGFSVVMLGLASNWVAAGLLAFTIFFYAVVYTMWLKRSTPQNIVIGGAAGAFPPMIGWAAVTGDITLASTLMFMLTFMWTPPHFWALALFMNSDYDKAKVPMLTVTHGKRVTRAHILVYTFALVLTAFALFLTPLAGWSYLVVAVVMNGAFLKGAWDIYRRDEVQAEADKYKVERYVFKLSLAYLFLHFTALMVDKVLRDFGIGGPF, from the coding sequence ATGACTGACGCGACCATCAATTTTGACGACGAACGCGAAGCGGGCTTTGGCGATTACTTTTCTTTGCTAAAGCCACGCGTGATGTCGTTGGTGGTGTTTACGGCACTGGCGGGCCTGTTTGTGGCCCCGGGCGAGATACACCCCTTTGTCGCATTCTTCTCGATCTTGTGCATTGCCATTGGTGGCGGCGCATCTGGTGCGCTGAATATGTGGTATGATGCCGATATTGACCGTGTGATGAAGCGCACAGCAAAGCGGCCTATTCCGGCGGGCAAGGTTGAGGCGGGCGAGGCGCTTGCCATTGGTCTAACGTTGTCGGGCTTTTCGGTTGTTATGTTGGGCCTTGCGTCCAATTGGGTTGCCGCGGGCCTTTTGGCTTTTACCATCTTCTTTTATGCCGTGGTTTATACCATGTGGCTCAAGCGCTCGACGCCCCAGAACATTGTGATCGGTGGCGCCGCAGGGGCGTTTCCTCCGATGATCGGCTGGGCGGCTGTGACGGGTGATATCACACTGGCCTCGACGTTGATGTTCATGCTGACGTTCATGTGGACCCCGCCGCATTTCTGGGCTTTGGCGCTATTCATGAATTCCGATTACGACAAGGCCAAAGTGCCGATGTTGACGGTGACACACGGCAAACGCGTCACGCGCGCCCACATCCTTGTCTATACATTCGCACTGGTTTTGACGGCCTTCGCACTCTTCCTGACACCTCTCGCAGGGTGGAGCTATCTGGTCGTGGCCGTGGTCATGAACGGCGCATTCCTAAAGGGCGCGTGGGATATCTACCGCCGTGACGAGGTGCAAGCCGAGGCGGATAAGTACAAGGTTGAGAGATACGTCTTCAAACTCTCGCTCGCCTATCTGTTTTTGCATTTTACCGCCCTGATGGTGGATAAAGTTCTTCGCGATTTTGGCATAGGAGGTCCATTCTAA